A DNA window from Maribellus comscasis contains the following coding sequences:
- the priA gene encoding replication restart helicase PriA, translated as MSDLYAEVILPLPLHDAFTYQVPGHLESDIAEGKRVVVQFGQKKLYSALVTALSSKKPENIDVKKIYEVLDEQPVVLSKNIKLWRWIAKYYCCTLGDVFKAALPGGLKLESKSKVFAVDDGTEAELTEKEQLLLQQIGSENSTVDELQKKLRNDFSYPVLKSLFKKNCIQIEEKINARYKPKTETFVKLHPEIENKKILNNKLNDLQRAKKQQALLLHFCEKINAFKKDVLLSVSKKELLDGTGFTPAILKELVKKKLVIQFQKQVSRIEEETENSQVSINLLNKHQEKALTEIQASFEKKQVTLIHGITASGKTEIYIHLIDEILKSGKQALYLVPEIALTTQIVRRLKNVFGKKVGIYHSKLSSQERVEIWDKVLQFQTKPENGYQVILGARSAIFMPFSKLGLVIVDEEHENSFKQFDPAPRYNARDMAVILGLQNNAKVLLGSATPSFETYYNAVNGKYGLVNLKKRHTNVELPETLVADVKKAYKRRQMHSVLSPELYELMQGAAEKNEQSILFQNRRGYSPFVECFTCGWIPKCKNCDVSLTYHKYKKRLTCHYCGYSQQMPDSCDNCGSNEIKTRGFGTEKIEDELKPLFPNASLARMDLDTARSKTALEKIIQNLESRKTDILIGTQMVTKGLDFEHVSVVGILNADNLLNFPDFRAHERAFQLILQVSGRAGRKNNRGKVVIQTSQPEHPLLNLIISQDYTSVFKAQMEERKLFRYPPFFRLIKIVVKHKNQQTVDRAAIQLKQFLEKNNKLILLGPEYPLVSRIQLWYQKEIWIKFDKSLHLDNTKDFIIDCVSKTKHLPDNSNCVINIDVDPM; from the coding sequence GCTTTTACCTACCAGGTACCCGGGCATCTTGAAAGTGATATTGCAGAGGGAAAGCGTGTTGTGGTGCAATTTGGTCAGAAAAAATTGTATTCGGCACTTGTAACCGCTCTTTCAAGCAAAAAGCCGGAAAACATAGATGTAAAAAAAATTTATGAAGTTCTTGATGAGCAACCGGTTGTGCTTTCCAAAAATATAAAACTATGGCGCTGGATAGCAAAATATTACTGCTGTACACTTGGCGATGTTTTCAAAGCTGCACTTCCCGGCGGTTTAAAACTGGAAAGTAAATCAAAAGTATTTGCGGTTGACGATGGGACTGAAGCTGAACTGACAGAAAAAGAACAACTGTTACTTCAACAAATCGGAAGCGAAAACTCCACAGTTGATGAGCTTCAGAAAAAACTTCGAAATGATTTTTCCTACCCTGTTTTGAAGTCATTATTTAAAAAAAACTGTATTCAGATTGAAGAAAAAATAAACGCGCGTTACAAACCCAAAACGGAAACGTTTGTAAAACTTCATCCGGAAATAGAGAACAAAAAAATACTGAACAACAAACTTAACGACCTGCAAAGGGCAAAAAAACAACAGGCACTGCTTTTACATTTTTGCGAAAAGATTAACGCATTTAAAAAAGATGTTCTGCTTTCTGTTTCAAAAAAAGAGCTTTTGGACGGAACCGGCTTCACTCCGGCTATTTTAAAAGAACTGGTGAAAAAGAAGCTTGTTATTCAGTTCCAAAAGCAGGTTTCGCGCATCGAAGAAGAAACCGAAAACAGCCAGGTGAGTATAAATTTGTTAAACAAACACCAGGAGAAAGCGCTGACTGAAATTCAGGCATCGTTTGAAAAAAAACAAGTAACGCTGATTCATGGAATTACTGCCAGCGGAAAAACAGAAATTTATATTCACCTCATCGACGAGATATTAAAATCGGGAAAACAGGCGCTTTATCTGGTTCCGGAAATTGCGTTGACAACTCAGATTGTACGGCGTCTTAAAAATGTTTTTGGCAAAAAAGTCGGCATCTACCATTCCAAACTCAGCAGCCAGGAAAGAGTGGAAATCTGGGACAAAGTGCTCCAATTTCAAACCAAACCTGAAAATGGATACCAGGTGATTTTGGGCGCACGTTCGGCCATTTTTATGCCTTTTTCGAAACTGGGACTTGTTATTGTTGATGAAGAACACGAAAATTCTTTTAAGCAGTTTGATCCCGCTCCGCGTTATAATGCACGCGACATGGCGGTAATACTCGGGCTTCAGAATAATGCAAAAGTCTTGCTGGGATCTGCCACCCCCTCTTTTGAAACCTATTACAATGCGGTAAACGGGAAATACGGCTTGGTAAATTTAAAAAAACGGCATACAAACGTTGAGCTTCCGGAAACACTGGTTGCAGATGTAAAAAAAGCCTATAAACGCAGACAGATGCATTCGGTGCTTTCACCCGAATTATATGAACTGATGCAAGGTGCAGCAGAAAAGAATGAACAAAGTATATTGTTCCAAAACCGGCGCGGCTATTCACCTTTTGTGGAATGTTTCACTTGTGGATGGATTCCCAAATGTAAAAACTGCGATGTAAGTTTAACCTATCACAAATACAAAAAAAGGCTGACGTGTCATTATTGCGGATATAGCCAGCAAATGCCCGACTCATGCGACAATTGCGGTTCGAACGAAATAAAAACCCGGGGATTCGGGACTGAAAAAATTGAAGACGAACTCAAACCGCTTTTCCCAAATGCCAGTCTTGCCCGAATGGATTTAGATACAGCAAGATCGAAAACGGCACTGGAAAAAATAATACAAAACCTGGAAAGCCGAAAAACTGACATTTTAATTGGAACACAAATGGTTACCAAGGGTCTGGATTTTGAACATGTAAGTGTTGTGGGGATTTTAAACGCCGACAACCTGCTGAACTTCCCCGATTTCAGGGCGCACGAACGTGCATTTCAACTTATTTTACAAGTAAGCGGACGCGCAGGCCGAAAAAATAACAGGGGAAAAGTGGTTATTCAAACTTCACAACCCGAACACCCTCTTTTAAATCTTATCATTTCGCAGGATTATACATCGGTTTTTAAAGCACAAATGGAAGAACGGAAGCTTTTCAGATACCCGCCGTTTTTCAGGTTAATTAAAATTGTGGTAAAACATAAAAACCAGCAAACCGTCGACCGGGCAGCAATCCAATTGAAACAATTTTTGGAGAAAAACAATAAACTAATCTTGTTAGGGCCTGAATATCCACTGGTTAGCCGTATTCAACTGTGGTATCAAAAAGAAATCTGGATAAAATTTGATAAAAGCCTGCACCTCGACAATACCAAAGATTTTATCATCGACTGTGTAAGCAAAACCAAACACCTTCCCGATAACAGCAACTGCGTTATAAATATTGATGTTGATCCGATGTAA
- a CDS encoding bifunctional heptose 7-phosphate kinase/heptose 1-phosphate adenyltransferase, giving the protein MDITEINQIFDKFSRMRVLVIGDAMIDMYLWGKVERISPEAPIPIVSVTKHESRLGGAANVVLNIQALGATPILFSVIGNDENGRKFRRFLEKRNLSCEGIFSDPKRKTTVKSRIISNGQHVARVDEETTAYIGQEMENELISAIKETINKSKTDAIAFVDYDKGVITPNLFRSVNKMALKKGIPTAVDPKKRNFGLYKDVTLFKPNFGEFVGGTGLAVKKGDIRTLKEVANTFKRKLNFKFIFITLSELGVFISNGVNEQHYPAVIRDIADVSGAGDTVVSVASLAAAADLSPKIMAMMSNLAGGLVCEKVGVVPINKEQLMNEMQTQKI; this is encoded by the coding sequence GTGGATATAACAGAGATAAATCAAATATTTGATAAATTCAGTCGTATGCGGGTTTTGGTAATCGGCGATGCGATGATTGACATGTATTTGTGGGGAAAGGTAGAGAGAATATCTCCGGAAGCTCCCATTCCCATTGTTTCGGTCACCAAACATGAAAGTCGTCTTGGAGGAGCGGCAAATGTAGTGTTGAATATACAGGCGCTGGGAGCCACACCCATTTTGTTTTCGGTTATTGGCAACGATGAAAATGGCAGAAAATTCAGGAGATTCCTGGAAAAAAGAAACCTTTCGTGCGAAGGAATTTTCTCGGACCCCAAAAGAAAAACCACCGTAAAAAGCAGGATCATAAGTAACGGGCAACATGTTGCCCGGGTAGATGAGGAAACGACAGCATACATCGGGCAGGAGATGGAAAATGAACTGATCTCCGCTATAAAAGAAACAATCAATAAGTCAAAAACAGATGCCATCGCTTTTGTCGATTATGACAAAGGAGTGATCACACCCAATCTTTTCCGGAGTGTCAATAAAATGGCGTTAAAAAAGGGCATCCCAACAGCTGTCGATCCTAAAAAAAGAAATTTTGGTCTTTATAAGGATGTTACCTTATTTAAGCCCAATTTTGGAGAATTTGTAGGGGGTACCGGATTGGCTGTAAAAAAAGGCGACATCAGGACGCTAAAAGAAGTGGCAAATACTTTTAAAAGAAAACTAAATTTTAAATTTATATTTATTACGCTTTCAGAGCTGGGAGTATTTATTAGTAACGGGGTAAACGAACAGCATTATCCGGCCGTAATACGCGACATTGCAGATGTTTCAGGAGCGGGAGATACCGTGGTAAGTGTAGCCAGCCTGGCCGCTGCGGCAGATTTATCGCCCAAAATAATGGCAATGATGTCGAACCTTGCCGGTGGTTTGGTGTGCGAGAAAGTGGGAGTCGTCCCAATCAACAAAGAACAACTCATGAATGAAATGCAGACTCAAAAAATTTAA